The Nitrospirota bacterium region CGCCTCTGTCATCTGTAAGAATGTTAGCGGTATCCCACTCAAATCTATCAGCGTCAGCAAAATCTATACCTCTGTCACTGATAGTCCGTTGCCGCTTGCCTTCATCCCATTCGTATATCACAGGATTATTGTAGTCACAATAATTATATATTGTCAACCAATAAAGGAGGAATAATGAATCTACAGGCTTCAATTAAAAAAGTAACAACCACAAAGAAGGATGACGGCATTGACGCACAGTTGGTACTGTTTAAGGCGACAATTGAAAACTTTGTGTTGCTCCCGAAAACACGGATGACCCAAAGGAGCCTGTGGAATAAACGGTCAATGAGATACCTTGAGAATCTGAAAGCATTGGCATTGGAACTGAAGAAACAATGCCCCATAGGGTTTTACATTAATTACCCTGTGGAGCTGTCCTTCTCTGTGCACAGACCAACAAGGCATAGAATTGATGCTGACAACTGTCTAAAAAGCATACAGGATGCCTTGCA contains the following coding sequences:
- a CDS encoding RusA family crossover junction endodeoxyribonuclease — encoded protein: MNLQASIKKVTTTKKDDGIDAQLVLFKATIENFVLLPKTRMTQRSLWNKRSMRYLENLKALALELKKQCPIGFYINYPVELSFSVHRPTRHRIDADNCLKSIQDALQQAKIIENDSLIQGYGKSRLWFDGKARVIVELRRL